The region GACCATGTCATCGATTGCCCGGTAGCATTCTTCGGTGTTAAGTTCGTCTATCGCGCCAGCATCGCGTTCTCCTGCGGAGAGGTAACAATGGTCGCAACGAAGATTGCAGCGTTTGGTGAGATTCCAGGCGATTAGGAAGGGTTTAAAATCTTCTTTGACGATTAATTCAGGCATCTATTTTACCATTGCATTATTAAGATATATTGAATCAAGGACAGGGAGGGATTATTACCTAAACTACTCCTGCTCCAAAGTTTACCCTCTATTTGTACTTCACTCTTGAATGGTAAACAAACTTTGAAGAGGTCGCTGTTCAGGCAACAATCCCTCCCTGTTTAGGAAGACCGAACTGAAATCGCTTCGTTATTGAGTAAGCGTTTCTCTTTTTTTGGCTTCGGCCAGCTTATTCATGATGGCCTGCAATGCCTCCGGATTCTTCATGGATTCTTCCATCACCTTTTTCGCTTTTTCAATTCCATCATTGGCAACTTCGAGCGTGATGGTTTGCGTACCGATGGAAGTGGCATATTCCTCAATGGTGAGTTTCGTTGAATCCCTCATATAGCCCGCCGGAACCCGGTCCAGCCTCTGGACAGCCTCCGCGTTCCAGTTAAATGCAGGTTGATTGTTTTGGACAGCTTCGGTTTTAATTCCCATAATCTCATCCTTCCAGTTATCTTTCTCTTCGGCATACTGAGCTATGACCTCAGCCGCAAAATCTGTGGTAATTGTTTTAATGCCCTGTTTTCTCGCTGATTTCTCAATGATCGCTTTCGCTCTTCTTCGCAGATAGCCGGACGGCACCTGTCGCAGCCGTGCCTTTCCTTCAGAAGTCCATTCAATGGTTACATCATCGTAGGCAAGTTCGACTTCGATATTCCCTTCGACTCTGGCCGCTTCCTGAATGATCGATTTGTCAATCATTCCGAATTTTACACCTTCGGCGGAACAGATCGGGCATTTTACCGGCTGATCCCCCTTGGCAATGTAGCCGCAGTCATTGCACATATAATAGGGGAGGTCGCGCCGCTGGTCGTAGGTAAGAACCTCTCCTCCGCTTCCTGAGGAGACCGTCTTCCCCATGAGGCCAAGCATCTGCGATCCGCCTCCCATGAGATCCTGTATGACTTCGTCGCTTCCCTGCATTTTATCCCGGTTTATTTTCTTTTCTTCAAGCGCTTCACCGAGCCGTTTCATGGCATCGATAGAAGATTTTGGAAGGAGATGACCCATCGCGGAATCGACCACTTCGTTGGAGATAATCGTATGTCCTTTTTCGACCGCATATCGATAAATGGCCGTCTTAGCGACCCCTCTTGCAAAAACCGGCACTTTTTCCATCCTTCTCTTGGCTTCGTCGGTCCAGGCAATGGTATATTCGGCCATGGTGTCGATGGGTGGAACATAGGTTCTGTTCGAGATCAAAACATTGGAAGAGAGCATCCGGAGGAGGTTCTCGGAGTTGCTTCCGATATCCATCGTTTCATCGGAATGAACGCCAATTCTTCCCATGACAACCAGCCACGGTTTCTCTTTTCGGCAATATTGAATGATCCGTTCAAACGCTTTTCCGTCGAGGAGGGTCGTCTTGATCTTCATGCCTTCTTCTTCGGCGATTTGCTTTCCGATATCAAGATGGGCCTGATAAATCTTGGCCAGACCGGAATCGATGACTTCTTCATGGAGTTTTTCCTGCTCTTTAAACCGGAAGACTTTTCCAGCCTCTTCCGAGAGAACCCCAGCGATACTGTTGAAAGACGCATAGTGAAAATAGGGGTCAAAGGCGGCGAGGGCCTCCACTTCCATGCCCAGGGCTTTGCCGATTGCAATGGCGCTTTTTAATCCGCCAAATGCCCGATGGCTTCCATCGAGACAAACAAAAATCTTTTTTGAAGTATCGATCGGACCGAGATCCTTCACGATAAAAAGATCCGAATTCCGCGTTCTCCGTACCACCCTCTCCGTCACCCCGCCGATCAGACTTTCACGAACGGCTCCGACACCGAGAGCACC is a window of Nitrospirota bacterium DNA encoding:
- a CDS encoding universal stress protein, with the translated sequence MYKTIYVAVDNSDHSNKAADIAVTFAQAFGGTIIGSHVYAAKMHDKRFKQMEAGLPEEYHDEKELEKQRRIHDSLITRGLEIITDSYLDIIKGKCSNANLSFEARSLEGRNFQALAQDINENHYDLVVMGALGVGAVRESLIGGVTERVVRRTRNSDLFIVKDLGPIDTSKKIFVCLDGSHRAFGGLKSAIAIGKALGMEVEALAAFDPYFHYASFNSIAGVLSEEAGKVFRFKEQEKLHEEVIDSGLAKIYQAHLDIGKQIAEEEGMKIKTTLLDGKAFERIIQYCRKEKPWLVVMGRIGVHSDETMDIGSNSENLLRMLSSNVLISNRTYVPPIDTMAEYTIAWTDEAKRRMEKVPVFARGVAKTAIYRYAVEKGHTIISNEVVDSAMGHLLPKSSIDAMKRLGEALEEKKINRDKMQGSDEVIQDLMGGGSQMLGLMGKTVSSGSGGEVLTYDQRRDLPYYMCNDCGYIAKGDQPVKCPICSAEGVKFGMIDKSIIQEAARVEGNIEVELAYDDVTIEWTSEGKARLRQVPSGYLRRRAKAIIEKSARKQGIKTITTDFAAEVIAQYAEEKDNWKDEIMGIKTEAVQNNQPAFNWNAEAVQRLDRVPAGYMRDSTKLTIEEYATSIGTQTITLEVANDGIEKAKKVMEESMKNPEALQAIMNKLAEAKKRETLTQ
- a CDS encoding 12,18-didecarboxysiroheme deacetylase, which translates into the protein MPELIVKEDFKPFLIAWNLTKRCNLRCDHCYLSAGERDAGAIDELNTEECYRAIDDMV